From Thermococcus sp. 21S9, a single genomic window includes:
- a CDS encoding heavy-metal-associated domain-containing protein — translation MDVNIKITGMSCASCVKTIELALRELEGIKDVKVNLATESAYVKFDESVVNITQIIRAIESVGYGVVREKRDVVIKIGGMTCASCVKTIEVALKELPGVLDVKV, via the coding sequence ATGGACGTGAATATTAAAATTACTGGAATGAGTTGCGCTTCCTGTGTTAAAACTATAGAGCTAGCTCTTAGAGAACTAGAGGGTATAAAGGATGTTAAAGTAAACTTAGCGACAGAAAGTGCATATGTTAAATTCGACGAATCTGTGGTTAATATAACTCAAATCATTAGAGCAATAGAGAGTGTTGGCTATGGTGTCGTAAGAGAAAAGAGAGATGTAGTAATTAAAATCGGCGGCATGACTTGTGCGTCGTGTGTAAAAACGATAGAAGTTGCCCTAAAAGAGTTACCGGGGGTACTGGACGTTAAAGTAAA